A window from Hemicordylus capensis ecotype Gifberg chromosome 2, rHemCap1.1.pri, whole genome shotgun sequence encodes these proteins:
- the SMARCC2 gene encoding SWI/SNF complex subunit SMARCC2 isoform X21, protein MAVRKKDGGPNVKYYEASDTVSQFDSARVWLGKNYKKYIQAEPPTNKSLSSLVVQLLQFQEEVFGKHVSNAPLTKLPIKCFLDFKAGGALCHILAAAYKFKSDQGWRRFDFQNPSRMDRNVEMFMTIEKSLVQNNCLSRPNIYLHPDIDPKLQAKLKDIIKRHQGTVTEDKNNASHIVFPVPGSLEEEEWVRPIMKRDKQVLLHWGYYPDSYDTWIPASEIEAPVEDAPSAEKPRKVHAKWILDTDTFNEWMNEEDYEVNDEKNPVSRRKKISAKTLTDEVNSPDSDRRDKKGGNYKKRKRSPSPSPTPEAKKKNAKKGPSTPYTKSKRGHREEEQEDLTKDMDEPSPVPNVEEVTLPKTVNTKKDSESAPVKGGTMTDLDEPEDESMETTGKDEEESNAGNKGEQAKNPDLHEDNVTEQTHHIIIPSYAAWFDYNSVHAIERRALPEFFNGKNKSKTPEIYLAYRNFMIDTYRLNPQEYLTSTACRRNLAGDVCAIMRVHAFLEQWGLINYQVDAESRPTPMGPPPTSHFHVLADTPSGLVPLQPKTPQGRQSDSDTKTGRKSKEIEDLVTETVKGKPEMQTTASQQMLNFPDKSKEKPPDMQNFGLRTDMYTKKNTPSKSKAAASATREWTEQETLLLLEALEMYKDDWNKVSEHVGSRTQDECILHFLRLPIEDPYLEDSEASLGPLAYQPIPFSQSGNPVMSTVAFLASVVDPRVASAAAKSALEEFSKMKEEVPTALVEAHVRKVEEAAKVTGKADPAFGLESSGIAGTTSDELERIGEGGERGAFRASAREAPSLDLAQCAVGTKKGAETQETRAGLASGLELTLNRLAQESCTDENRTEAPPSEEKKEVKVREGEPREGTLEEEVKDKLGEMPRKEEDKSKEADGEKEMDKSDGDAMADEKEKEPKDGQEEGPKDLSETEGERKTKVERDIGEGNLSTAAAAALAAAAVKAKHLAAVEERKIKSLVALLVETQMKKLEIKLRHFEELETIMDREREALEYQRQQLLADRQAFHMEQLKYAEMRARQQHFQQMHQQQQQPPPPPPLSTSSQPLPSSGAPLAPAAHSMPISQTPVPAVSTGGQPSSMAQTEQIGQPVAVQPQQTATGPPPTGPGQTGQPPAVSHAQPPFPSQQPSSQILPGAVPAAVHPAMAGNIPSALPFGMPASIPFSMASNVTDSIGINFPANMPIHPVHGNLTCSMANPPIVNVSSTLHPAAAPLPHGSAAAQSPAIVAAMQGSLLPNAGLGSDQGPSLQADSIAPSPSTATPVPPTQ, encoded by the exons TACATCCAAGCAGAGCCACCCACCAATAAGTCATTGTCCAGCCTAGTGGTGCAGCTGCTACAGTTCCAAGAAGAAGTGTTTGGGAAGCACGTCAGCAATGCACCACTCACCAAACTGCCG ATAAAATGCTTCCTGGATTTTAAAGCTGGTGGTGCCCTGTGTCATATCCTTGCAGCAGCCTATAAATTCAAGAGTGATCAAGGATG GCGGCGTTTCGATTTCCAGAATCCATCACGGATGGACCGCAATGTGGAGATGTTCATGACCATTGAAAAATCTCTAGTGCAG AACAATTGCCTCTCCCGACCTAACATCTATTTGCATCCAGACATTGACCCTAAACTGCAAGCAAAACTGAAAGATATCATCAAACGGCACCAG GGAACGGTTACTGAAGATAAGAATAATGCTTCTCACATCGTCTTTCCTGTTCCTGGTAGCCTGGAGGAAG AAGAGTGGGTTCGGCCCATCATGAAGAGAGACAAACAAGTCCTTCTGCACTGGGGCTACTACCCTGACAG CTATGACACTTGGATTCCAGCCAGTGAAATTGAAGCCCCTGTGGAGGATGCACCCTCAGCAGAGAAACCCCGTAAG GTTCATGCGAAGTGGATTCTGGATACAGACACTTTTAATGAGTGGATGAATGAAGAAGATTATGAGGTAAATGATGAGAAGAATCCTGTTTCCCGTCGGAAGAAAATCTCTGCCAAGACTCTCACTGACGAG GTTAACAGTCCTGACTCAGATCGACGGGACAAGAAGGGAGGAAACTATAAGAAAAGGAAACGTTCGCCCTCTCCTTCTCCTACTCCAGAAGCTAAAAAGAAGAATGCCAAGAAAGG GCCTTCCACTCCCTACACCAAATCTAAGCGTGGCCACCGTGAAGAGGAGCAAGAAGACCTCACTAAAGACATGGATGAGCCCTCCCCTGTCCCCAATGTTGAAGAAGTGACACTACCGAAAACAG TGAACACCAAGAAAGATTCCGAATCTGCTCCTGTGAAGGGTGGCACCATGACTGATTTGG atgagccagAAGATGAGAGCATGGAGACAACAGGCAAG GACGAAGAGGAGAGCAATGCTGGCAAtaagggagagcaggccaagaaCCCTGACTTGCATGAAGACAATGTGACCGAGCAGACTCATCACATCATTATCCCCAGCTATGCGGCCTGGTTTGACTATAACAG tgtccacgcCATTGAGCGGAGAGCCCTCCCCGAATTTTTCAATGGCAAGAACAAGTCCAAGACTCCAGAAAT CTATTTGGCATATCGCAATTTCATGATTGACACATACCGGCTCAATCCCCAGGAGTACCTGACCTCAACTGCTTGTCGTCGGAACCTGGCTGGGGATGTCTGTGCCATCATGAG GGTCCACGCCTTTCTGGAACAGTGGGGGCTTATTAATTACCAAGTGGATGCAGAAAGTCGACCAACACCAATGGGACCACCGCCTACATCTCATTTCCACGTTCTGGCTGACACTCCTTCAGGATTGGTGCCACTGCAGCCCAAGACACCTCAG GGCCGTCAGAGTGACAGTGACACCAAAACTGGACGGAAGAGCAAGGAAATTGAGGATCTTGTCACGGAGACAGTGAAGGGGAAACCTGAGATG CAGACCACAGCTTCCCAGCAAATGCTGAACTTCCCTGACAAGAGCAAAGAGAAGCCACCAGACATGCAAAACTTTGGACTTCGCACTGACATGTACACCAAGAAGAACACTCCTTCCAAG agcaaagctgctgccagcgcTACTCGTGAGTGGACAGAGCAGGAGACATTATTGTTGCTAGAG GCACTGGAGATGTACAAAGATGACTGGAACAAGGTTTCTGAGCACGTTGGCAGTCGCACCCAAGATGAGTGTATTCTGCACTTCCTGCGTCTTCCTATCGAGGACCCTTACCTGGAGGACTCGGAGGCTTCGCTTGGGCCCCTGGCCTATCAGCCCATTCCCTTCAGTCAATCGGGCAACCCAGTAATGAGCACTGTGGCCTTCCTGGCTTCTGTTGTGGACCCCCGTGTGGCATCTGCAGCAGCCAAGTCAGCCCTAG AGGAGTTCTCCAAGATGAAGGAGGAGGTGCCCACAGCTTTGGTTGAAGCTCATGTTCGCAAGGTAGAGGAAGCAGCCAAGGTGACAGGCAAGGCAGACCCGGCATTTGGGCTGGAGAGCAGCGGCATTGCAGGAACCACGTCCGATGAGCTGGAGAGAATAGGTGAGGGGGGCGAGCGGGGCGCCTTCCGCGCTTCAGCCCGCGAAGCGCCCTCGTTGGACCTCGCCCAGTGTGCGGTGGGGACTAAGAAGGGTGCCGAGACGCAAGAGACCAGAGCCGGCCTGGCTTCCGGCCTGGAGCTCACACTCAATCGCCTGGCACAGG AGAGCTGCACGGATGAGAACCGAACAGAAGCACCACCAtcagaggagaagaaagaggtGAAGGTGCGGGAGGGC GAACCAAGAGAAGGAACCCTGGAAGAGGAAGTGAAAGATAAGCTTGGAGAGATGCCCAGGAAAGAAGAGGATAAAAGCAAAGAGGCTGATGGTGAGAAGGAAATGGACAAGAGTGATGGAGATGCTATGG ctgatgaaaaggagaaagaaCCCAAGGATGGCCAGGAAGAGGGACCCAAAGATCTCTCAGAGACAGAGGGTGAGCGGAAGACCAAGGTGGAGAGAGACATTGGCGAAGGTAACCTCtccactgcagcagctgctgctctggctgctgcagcagtcaaggccAAG cACTTGGCAGCAGTGGAGGAGCGTAAAATCAAGTCACTGGTTGCCTTGCTGGTGGAAACACAGATGAAGAAGCTTGAAATCAAGTTGAGGCACTTTGAGGAGCTGGAGACCATCATGGATCGGGAGCGCGAGGCA CTAGAGTACCAGAGACAGCAACTCCTGGCTGATCGACAGGCCTTCCACATGGAGCAGCTCAAGTATGCAGAGATGCGTGCTCGCCAGCAGCATTTCCAGCAGAtgcatcaacagcagcagcaaccgccaccgccaccgcccctCTCCACAAGCTCCCAGCCCCTCCCTTCCTCAGGGGCCCCCCTGGCACCAGCTGCCCACTCCATGCCCATTTCACAGACACCTGTGCCAGCTGTCAGCACTGGAGGCCAGCCCAGCAGTATGGCTCAAACAGAACAGATTGGGCAGCCAGTGGCCGTTCAACCCCAGCAGACAGCAACTGGACCACCACCAACAGGCCCAGGGCAAACTGGACAGCCGCCTGCAGTTTCTCATG cccaGCCTCCGTTCCCCAGCCAGCAGCCATCATCCCAGATTCTCCCCGGGGCAGTCCCAGCAGCTGTTCACCCTGCCATGGCTGGTAATATCCCCTCGGCTCTGCCTTTTGGAATGCCTGCCTCCATCCCATTTAGCATGGCTAGTAACGTAACAGACTCCATCGGCATTAACTTCCCTGCTAACATGCCCATCCATCCAGTGCATGGTAACCTTACGTGCAGCATGGCTAATCCGCCCATCGTCAACGTCTCTAGCACCCTGCACCCTGCTGCCGCCCCACTGCCTCACGGTTCTGCAGCTGCCCAAAGCCCAGCTATCGTGGCAGCAATGCAGGGCAGCCTCCTTCCAAATGCTGGTCTTGGATCAG
- the SMARCC2 gene encoding SWI/SNF complex subunit SMARCC2 isoform X19, giving the protein MAVRKKDGGPNVKYYEASDTVSQFDSARVWLGKNYKKYIQAEPPTNKSLSSLVVQLLQFQEEVFGKHVSNAPLTKLPIKCFLDFKAGGALCHILAAAYKFKSDQGWRRFDFQNPSRMDRNVEMFMTIEKSLVQNNCLSRPNIYLHPDIDPKLQAKLKDIIKRHQGTVTEDKNNASHIVFPVPGSLEEEEWVRPIMKRDKQVLLHWGYYPDSYDTWIPASEIEAPVEDAPSAEKPRKVHAKWILDTDTFNEWMNEEDYEVNDEKNPVSRRKKISAKTLTDEVNSPDSDRRDKKGGNYKKRKRSPSPSPTPEAKKKNAKKGPSTPYTKSKRGHREEEQEDLTKDMDEPSPVPNVEEVTLPKTVNTKKDSESAPVKGGTMTDLDEPEDESMETTGKVSQDEEESNAGNKGEQAKNPDLHEDNVTEQTHHIIIPSYAAWFDYNSVHAIERRALPEFFNGKNKSKTPEIYLAYRNFMIDTYRLNPQEYLTSTACRRNLAGDVCAIMRVHAFLEQWGLINYQVDAESRPTPMGPPPTSHFHVLADTPSGLVPLQPKTPQGRQSDSDTKTGRKSKEIEDLVTETVKGKPEMQTTASQQMLNFPDKSKEKPPDMQNFGLRTDMYTKKNTPSKSKAAASATREWTEQETLLLLEALEMYKDDWNKVSEHVGSRTQDECILHFLRLPIEDPYLEDSEASLGPLAYQPIPFSQSGNPVMSTVAFLASVVDPRVASAAAKSALEEFSKMKEEVPTALVEAHVRKVEEAAKVTGKADPAFGLESSGIAGTTSDELERIGEGGERGAFRASAREAPSLDLAQCAVGTKKGAETQETRAGLASGLELTLNRLAQEESCTDENRTEAPPSEEKKEVKVREGEPREGTLEEEVKDKLGEMPRKEEDKSKEADGEKEMDKSDGDAMADEKEKEPKDGQEEGPKDLSETEGERKTKVERDIGEGNLSTAAAAALAAAAVKAKHLAAVEERKIKSLVALLVETQMKKLEIKLRHFEELETIMDREREALEYQRQQLLADRQAFHMEQLKYAEMRARQQHFQQMHQQQQQPPPPPPLSTSSQPLPSSGAPLAPAAHSMPISQTPVPAVSTGGQPSSMAQTEQIGQPVAVQPQQTATGPPPTGPGQTGQPPAVSHAQPPFPSQQPSSQILPGAVPAAVHPAMADQGPSLQADSIAPSPSTATPVPPTQ; this is encoded by the exons TACATCCAAGCAGAGCCACCCACCAATAAGTCATTGTCCAGCCTAGTGGTGCAGCTGCTACAGTTCCAAGAAGAAGTGTTTGGGAAGCACGTCAGCAATGCACCACTCACCAAACTGCCG ATAAAATGCTTCCTGGATTTTAAAGCTGGTGGTGCCCTGTGTCATATCCTTGCAGCAGCCTATAAATTCAAGAGTGATCAAGGATG GCGGCGTTTCGATTTCCAGAATCCATCACGGATGGACCGCAATGTGGAGATGTTCATGACCATTGAAAAATCTCTAGTGCAG AACAATTGCCTCTCCCGACCTAACATCTATTTGCATCCAGACATTGACCCTAAACTGCAAGCAAAACTGAAAGATATCATCAAACGGCACCAG GGAACGGTTACTGAAGATAAGAATAATGCTTCTCACATCGTCTTTCCTGTTCCTGGTAGCCTGGAGGAAG AAGAGTGGGTTCGGCCCATCATGAAGAGAGACAAACAAGTCCTTCTGCACTGGGGCTACTACCCTGACAG CTATGACACTTGGATTCCAGCCAGTGAAATTGAAGCCCCTGTGGAGGATGCACCCTCAGCAGAGAAACCCCGTAAG GTTCATGCGAAGTGGATTCTGGATACAGACACTTTTAATGAGTGGATGAATGAAGAAGATTATGAGGTAAATGATGAGAAGAATCCTGTTTCCCGTCGGAAGAAAATCTCTGCCAAGACTCTCACTGACGAG GTTAACAGTCCTGACTCAGATCGACGGGACAAGAAGGGAGGAAACTATAAGAAAAGGAAACGTTCGCCCTCTCCTTCTCCTACTCCAGAAGCTAAAAAGAAGAATGCCAAGAAAGG GCCTTCCACTCCCTACACCAAATCTAAGCGTGGCCACCGTGAAGAGGAGCAAGAAGACCTCACTAAAGACATGGATGAGCCCTCCCCTGTCCCCAATGTTGAAGAAGTGACACTACCGAAAACAG TGAACACCAAGAAAGATTCCGAATCTGCTCCTGTGAAGGGTGGCACCATGACTGATTTGG atgagccagAAGATGAGAGCATGGAGACAACAGGCAAGGTGAGCCAA GACGAAGAGGAGAGCAATGCTGGCAAtaagggagagcaggccaagaaCCCTGACTTGCATGAAGACAATGTGACCGAGCAGACTCATCACATCATTATCCCCAGCTATGCGGCCTGGTTTGACTATAACAG tgtccacgcCATTGAGCGGAGAGCCCTCCCCGAATTTTTCAATGGCAAGAACAAGTCCAAGACTCCAGAAAT CTATTTGGCATATCGCAATTTCATGATTGACACATACCGGCTCAATCCCCAGGAGTACCTGACCTCAACTGCTTGTCGTCGGAACCTGGCTGGGGATGTCTGTGCCATCATGAG GGTCCACGCCTTTCTGGAACAGTGGGGGCTTATTAATTACCAAGTGGATGCAGAAAGTCGACCAACACCAATGGGACCACCGCCTACATCTCATTTCCACGTTCTGGCTGACACTCCTTCAGGATTGGTGCCACTGCAGCCCAAGACACCTCAG GGCCGTCAGAGTGACAGTGACACCAAAACTGGACGGAAGAGCAAGGAAATTGAGGATCTTGTCACGGAGACAGTGAAGGGGAAACCTGAGATG CAGACCACAGCTTCCCAGCAAATGCTGAACTTCCCTGACAAGAGCAAAGAGAAGCCACCAGACATGCAAAACTTTGGACTTCGCACTGACATGTACACCAAGAAGAACACTCCTTCCAAG agcaaagctgctgccagcgcTACTCGTGAGTGGACAGAGCAGGAGACATTATTGTTGCTAGAG GCACTGGAGATGTACAAAGATGACTGGAACAAGGTTTCTGAGCACGTTGGCAGTCGCACCCAAGATGAGTGTATTCTGCACTTCCTGCGTCTTCCTATCGAGGACCCTTACCTGGAGGACTCGGAGGCTTCGCTTGGGCCCCTGGCCTATCAGCCCATTCCCTTCAGTCAATCGGGCAACCCAGTAATGAGCACTGTGGCCTTCCTGGCTTCTGTTGTGGACCCCCGTGTGGCATCTGCAGCAGCCAAGTCAGCCCTAG AGGAGTTCTCCAAGATGAAGGAGGAGGTGCCCACAGCTTTGGTTGAAGCTCATGTTCGCAAGGTAGAGGAAGCAGCCAAGGTGACAGGCAAGGCAGACCCGGCATTTGGGCTGGAGAGCAGCGGCATTGCAGGAACCACGTCCGATGAGCTGGAGAGAATAGGTGAGGGGGGCGAGCGGGGCGCCTTCCGCGCTTCAGCCCGCGAAGCGCCCTCGTTGGACCTCGCCCAGTGTGCGGTGGGGACTAAGAAGGGTGCCGAGACGCAAGAGACCAGAGCCGGCCTGGCTTCCGGCCTGGAGCTCACACTCAATCGCCTGGCACAGG AAGAGAGCTGCACGGATGAGAACCGAACAGAAGCACCACCAtcagaggagaagaaagaggtGAAGGTGCGGGAGGGC GAACCAAGAGAAGGAACCCTGGAAGAGGAAGTGAAAGATAAGCTTGGAGAGATGCCCAGGAAAGAAGAGGATAAAAGCAAAGAGGCTGATGGTGAGAAGGAAATGGACAAGAGTGATGGAGATGCTATGG ctgatgaaaaggagaaagaaCCCAAGGATGGCCAGGAAGAGGGACCCAAAGATCTCTCAGAGACAGAGGGTGAGCGGAAGACCAAGGTGGAGAGAGACATTGGCGAAGGTAACCTCtccactgcagcagctgctgctctggctgctgcagcagtcaaggccAAG cACTTGGCAGCAGTGGAGGAGCGTAAAATCAAGTCACTGGTTGCCTTGCTGGTGGAAACACAGATGAAGAAGCTTGAAATCAAGTTGAGGCACTTTGAGGAGCTGGAGACCATCATGGATCGGGAGCGCGAGGCA CTAGAGTACCAGAGACAGCAACTCCTGGCTGATCGACAGGCCTTCCACATGGAGCAGCTCAAGTATGCAGAGATGCGTGCTCGCCAGCAGCATTTCCAGCAGAtgcatcaacagcagcagcaaccgccaccgccaccgcccctCTCCACAAGCTCCCAGCCCCTCCCTTCCTCAGGGGCCCCCCTGGCACCAGCTGCCCACTCCATGCCCATTTCACAGACACCTGTGCCAGCTGTCAGCACTGGAGGCCAGCCCAGCAGTATGGCTCAAACAGAACAGATTGGGCAGCCAGTGGCCGTTCAACCCCAGCAGACAGCAACTGGACCACCACCAACAGGCCCAGGGCAAACTGGACAGCCGCCTGCAGTTTCTCATG cccaGCCTCCGTTCCCCAGCCAGCAGCCATCATCCCAGATTCTCCCCGGGGCAGTCCCAGCAGCTGTTCACCCTGCCATGGCTG
- the SMARCC2 gene encoding SWI/SNF complex subunit SMARCC2 isoform X7: MAVRKKDGGPNVKYYEASDTVSQFDSARVWLGKNYKKYIQAEPPTNKSLSSLVVQLLQFQEEVFGKHVSNAPLTKLPIKCFLDFKAGGALCHILAAAYKFKSDQGWRRFDFQNPSRMDRNVEMFMTIEKSLVQNNCLSRPNIYLHPDIDPKLQAKLKDIIKRHQGTVTEDKNNASHIVFPVPGSLEEEEWVRPIMKRDKQVLLHWGYYPDSYDTWIPASEIEAPVEDAPSAEKPRKVHAKWILDTDTFNEWMNEEDYEVNDEKNPVSRRKKISAKTLTDEVNSPDSDRRDKKGGNYKKRKRSPSPSPTPEAKKKNAKKGPSTPYTKSKRGHREEEQEDLTKDMDEPSPVPNVEEVTLPKTVNTKKDSESAPVKGGTMTDLDEPEDESMETTGKVSQDEEESNAGNKGEQAKNPDLHEDNVTEQTHHIIIPSYAAWFDYNSVHAIERRALPEFFNGKNKSKTPEIYLAYRNFMIDTYRLNPQEYLTSTACRRNLAGDVCAIMRVHAFLEQWGLINYQVDAESRPTPMGPPPTSHFHVLADTPSGLVPLQPKTPQGRQSDSDTKTGRKSKEIEDLVTETVKGKPEMQTTASQQMLNFPDKSKEKPPDMQNFGLRTDMYTKKNTPSKSKAAASATREWTEQETLLLLEALEMYKDDWNKVSEHVGSRTQDECILHFLRLPIEDPYLEDSEASLGPLAYQPIPFSQSGNPVMSTVAFLASVVDPRVASAAAKSALEEFSKMKEEVPTALVEAHVRKVEEAAKVTGKADPAFGLESSGIAGTTSDELERIGEGGERGAFRASAREAPSLDLAQCAVGTKKGAETQETRAGLASGLELTLNRLAQEESCTDENRTEAPPSEEKKEEPREGTLEEEVKDKLGEMPRKEEDKSKEADGEKEMDKSDGDAMADEKEKEPKDGQEEGPKDLSETEGERKTKVERDIGEGNLSTAAAAALAAAAVKAKHLAAVEERKIKSLVALLVETQMKKLEIKLRHFEELETIMDREREALEYQRQQLLADRQAFHMEQLKYAEMRARQQHFQQMHQQQQQPPPPPPLSTSSQPLPSSGAPLAPAAHSMPISQTPVPAVSTGGQPSSMAQTEQIGQPVAVQPQQTATGPPPTGPGQTGQPPAVSHAQPPFPSQQPSSQILPGAVPAAVHPAMAGNIPSALPFGMPASIPFSMASNVTDSIGINFPANMPIHPVHGNLTCSMANPPIVNVSSTLHPAAAPLPHGSAAAQSPAIVAAMQGSLLPNAGLGSDQGPSLQADSIAPSPSTATPVPPTQ, translated from the exons TACATCCAAGCAGAGCCACCCACCAATAAGTCATTGTCCAGCCTAGTGGTGCAGCTGCTACAGTTCCAAGAAGAAGTGTTTGGGAAGCACGTCAGCAATGCACCACTCACCAAACTGCCG ATAAAATGCTTCCTGGATTTTAAAGCTGGTGGTGCCCTGTGTCATATCCTTGCAGCAGCCTATAAATTCAAGAGTGATCAAGGATG GCGGCGTTTCGATTTCCAGAATCCATCACGGATGGACCGCAATGTGGAGATGTTCATGACCATTGAAAAATCTCTAGTGCAG AACAATTGCCTCTCCCGACCTAACATCTATTTGCATCCAGACATTGACCCTAAACTGCAAGCAAAACTGAAAGATATCATCAAACGGCACCAG GGAACGGTTACTGAAGATAAGAATAATGCTTCTCACATCGTCTTTCCTGTTCCTGGTAGCCTGGAGGAAG AAGAGTGGGTTCGGCCCATCATGAAGAGAGACAAACAAGTCCTTCTGCACTGGGGCTACTACCCTGACAG CTATGACACTTGGATTCCAGCCAGTGAAATTGAAGCCCCTGTGGAGGATGCACCCTCAGCAGAGAAACCCCGTAAG GTTCATGCGAAGTGGATTCTGGATACAGACACTTTTAATGAGTGGATGAATGAAGAAGATTATGAGGTAAATGATGAGAAGAATCCTGTTTCCCGTCGGAAGAAAATCTCTGCCAAGACTCTCACTGACGAG GTTAACAGTCCTGACTCAGATCGACGGGACAAGAAGGGAGGAAACTATAAGAAAAGGAAACGTTCGCCCTCTCCTTCTCCTACTCCAGAAGCTAAAAAGAAGAATGCCAAGAAAGG GCCTTCCACTCCCTACACCAAATCTAAGCGTGGCCACCGTGAAGAGGAGCAAGAAGACCTCACTAAAGACATGGATGAGCCCTCCCCTGTCCCCAATGTTGAAGAAGTGACACTACCGAAAACAG TGAACACCAAGAAAGATTCCGAATCTGCTCCTGTGAAGGGTGGCACCATGACTGATTTGG atgagccagAAGATGAGAGCATGGAGACAACAGGCAAGGTGAGCCAA GACGAAGAGGAGAGCAATGCTGGCAAtaagggagagcaggccaagaaCCCTGACTTGCATGAAGACAATGTGACCGAGCAGACTCATCACATCATTATCCCCAGCTATGCGGCCTGGTTTGACTATAACAG tgtccacgcCATTGAGCGGAGAGCCCTCCCCGAATTTTTCAATGGCAAGAACAAGTCCAAGACTCCAGAAAT CTATTTGGCATATCGCAATTTCATGATTGACACATACCGGCTCAATCCCCAGGAGTACCTGACCTCAACTGCTTGTCGTCGGAACCTGGCTGGGGATGTCTGTGCCATCATGAG GGTCCACGCCTTTCTGGAACAGTGGGGGCTTATTAATTACCAAGTGGATGCAGAAAGTCGACCAACACCAATGGGACCACCGCCTACATCTCATTTCCACGTTCTGGCTGACACTCCTTCAGGATTGGTGCCACTGCAGCCCAAGACACCTCAG GGCCGTCAGAGTGACAGTGACACCAAAACTGGACGGAAGAGCAAGGAAATTGAGGATCTTGTCACGGAGACAGTGAAGGGGAAACCTGAGATG CAGACCACAGCTTCCCAGCAAATGCTGAACTTCCCTGACAAGAGCAAAGAGAAGCCACCAGACATGCAAAACTTTGGACTTCGCACTGACATGTACACCAAGAAGAACACTCCTTCCAAG agcaaagctgctgccagcgcTACTCGTGAGTGGACAGAGCAGGAGACATTATTGTTGCTAGAG GCACTGGAGATGTACAAAGATGACTGGAACAAGGTTTCTGAGCACGTTGGCAGTCGCACCCAAGATGAGTGTATTCTGCACTTCCTGCGTCTTCCTATCGAGGACCCTTACCTGGAGGACTCGGAGGCTTCGCTTGGGCCCCTGGCCTATCAGCCCATTCCCTTCAGTCAATCGGGCAACCCAGTAATGAGCACTGTGGCCTTCCTGGCTTCTGTTGTGGACCCCCGTGTGGCATCTGCAGCAGCCAAGTCAGCCCTAG AGGAGTTCTCCAAGATGAAGGAGGAGGTGCCCACAGCTTTGGTTGAAGCTCATGTTCGCAAGGTAGAGGAAGCAGCCAAGGTGACAGGCAAGGCAGACCCGGCATTTGGGCTGGAGAGCAGCGGCATTGCAGGAACCACGTCCGATGAGCTGGAGAGAATAGGTGAGGGGGGCGAGCGGGGCGCCTTCCGCGCTTCAGCCCGCGAAGCGCCCTCGTTGGACCTCGCCCAGTGTGCGGTGGGGACTAAGAAGGGTGCCGAGACGCAAGAGACCAGAGCCGGCCTGGCTTCCGGCCTGGAGCTCACACTCAATCGCCTGGCACAGG AAGAGAGCTGCACGGATGAGAACCGAACAGAAGCACCACCAtcagaggagaagaaagag GAACCAAGAGAAGGAACCCTGGAAGAGGAAGTGAAAGATAAGCTTGGAGAGATGCCCAGGAAAGAAGAGGATAAAAGCAAAGAGGCTGATGGTGAGAAGGAAATGGACAAGAGTGATGGAGATGCTATGG ctgatgaaaaggagaaagaaCCCAAGGATGGCCAGGAAGAGGGACCCAAAGATCTCTCAGAGACAGAGGGTGAGCGGAAGACCAAGGTGGAGAGAGACATTGGCGAAGGTAACCTCtccactgcagcagctgctgctctggctgctgcagcagtcaaggccAAG cACTTGGCAGCAGTGGAGGAGCGTAAAATCAAGTCACTGGTTGCCTTGCTGGTGGAAACACAGATGAAGAAGCTTGAAATCAAGTTGAGGCACTTTGAGGAGCTGGAGACCATCATGGATCGGGAGCGCGAGGCA CTAGAGTACCAGAGACAGCAACTCCTGGCTGATCGACAGGCCTTCCACATGGAGCAGCTCAAGTATGCAGAGATGCGTGCTCGCCAGCAGCATTTCCAGCAGAtgcatcaacagcagcagcaaccgccaccgccaccgcccctCTCCACAAGCTCCCAGCCCCTCCCTTCCTCAGGGGCCCCCCTGGCACCAGCTGCCCACTCCATGCCCATTTCACAGACACCTGTGCCAGCTGTCAGCACTGGAGGCCAGCCCAGCAGTATGGCTCAAACAGAACAGATTGGGCAGCCAGTGGCCGTTCAACCCCAGCAGACAGCAACTGGACCACCACCAACAGGCCCAGGGCAAACTGGACAGCCGCCTGCAGTTTCTCATG cccaGCCTCCGTTCCCCAGCCAGCAGCCATCATCCCAGATTCTCCCCGGGGCAGTCCCAGCAGCTGTTCACCCTGCCATGGCTGGTAATATCCCCTCGGCTCTGCCTTTTGGAATGCCTGCCTCCATCCCATTTAGCATGGCTAGTAACGTAACAGACTCCATCGGCATTAACTTCCCTGCTAACATGCCCATCCATCCAGTGCATGGTAACCTTACGTGCAGCATGGCTAATCCGCCCATCGTCAACGTCTCTAGCACCCTGCACCCTGCTGCCGCCCCACTGCCTCACGGTTCTGCAGCTGCCCAAAGCCCAGCTATCGTGGCAGCAATGCAGGGCAGCCTCCTTCCAAATGCTGGTCTTGGATCAG